The genomic segment TAATCTGTTTACAGAACTAGGGCAGCGGGCTGCTAATTACTTGAGAAGGATGGGAAGAGCTACCTCCCAGGTCTGCCCGCCCAAGGCACACCCGAGATACAGCTAGACCATTAAATAAATTTTGTGCGATCTAATTAACTCGGGGCGCCATGTCCGTTACTTTTCACCCAAGAAATCACTTTTGTTCAGTTTCATGTGTGtctgtttcccttttttaaaaaaaatgatgtaagGCCTCGTCAGACAAGTGAGCTCCAAGCGGCATTTGTCTCCGCGGCTTGATGGCAACGCATTTAAAACCCCATTCTATcttataaactaaaaattaaacgTGCTCAGCTGTGATGGCCGTCATCACATCTGCTATTTATATGCTAATGCCCTCCCTGGACGCAGTGCAAATTGCCCAGCCAGGCCAATATCTCACGCGCATCTCCACTGCCCGGACACacctcagagggcagaggacgCGCAGTGACCACCACGGGCCCGCGGAACAGGAGGCGGACGGGGCGTGGAGCACGTGCTCACCTCCCGCACGGGGGCCTGAGAGCCACCGGACCGACTGTCCCTTTCTCACCCGCCCCCACGCGGCCGAGCCCTGGGAGCTGCCCCAGCACCTCAGCCAGCCTCCGGGGGTGCGCAGGGAGGCCACCGAATGCCTGGCGTCCATTTCCAACCGAGGCCGGGTGGCCTGGGCCTGTTCTGAATGCAGATGAGCGGCGCGCTCCTCCCTCGGCGCGACCTCCTAGCAAGAGCGAGGAGCTTGCTGTGCCGCCTTGCCTTGGCCAGAAGACCCACGCGGCTCCGCCTAGACTCAGTCTTCCCATCCGTGAGAGGACGGTGAAAATGGAATCGACCTCACAGGGCTGACTTTGGAATTAACGGGACCGCACGTGAAAAGTGTTTGGAAGAGAGCGGCCACCCTGGAGGGTGCCGGGGAGGATgggctgcagggcagggagggcccaGGGGCTGTGGGGGAGACGGctggcccccgcccccccagcagCTAACACGCTCCTGGTCCCCGTCCTCGCGAGCACGTGtgcagccccctcccccggcTCCAGCCCTCACACAGCAGCCTTCGGCATGGTGGTGATGGAGAAGCCGCGTCACCAGGAAGGTTGTTTACTGGCCCTGACGAACACAAGGTCCTGACTGCCAGCTGATTTAGTTCCCTTGCTTCCCTGGGGCGCCCGACACGGTCAACATTTCACTCCCCTTGTTCCCTGCTCCTTCCTTTTCACCTACAGGAAGCCAGCACTCAGCTCCGGCAGCAAAGAAACGCCTCGCCTCCAGCGCACAGAATAGCCGTGACAGCAGCCTGGCCTCGGCCCGCGCACCCGCCTGGGCGACCAACAGGAAGAAAACCTCACCCAGAGTTAAGAGGAGCGATCTCCACTTTTGCAATGAGAGGGAGTGTGTCTGAGTTAAAAGCCTGTGGCTGCCACCTCAGACCACCAATGGGTGAGAACGAGGGCATCCGTGCGGGCATTCCAGCCGTGGAAGCGAGCGAGGAACCCGACAACTGAGCAGACGCCCACACTGTCCACAGCTTAAACACACTGAtacttggaattatttttttctgacttactggTTGGGGGAagattaatattttgttaattacACAATACAAAGTTAAGTGGCGATCGTAGCTACACAGTTAAACAGCAGGCAATTTGAAAGTTTCCAAAGGATTTTTATCAGTTTAACAGATGTAGCAGCCACGGATTATCAGACCTCTCCTCTAGCAGCAGAACTGGAAACTAAATCTACCAAACGATGCTCCGTATCTATCTAGTTAAGATTTTTCCCCGGCCCGCTTCCACAAGGAACTGGGACAGACGTTCTATAAAACAAACGGTGAAACGTATTTAAGCTAgcttaaatattctttaaagacAGAACATCTACgtcaaaaggaaaacaatacagCAACACACAGGCTGAAacaggaaatctaaaaaaaaggccCTTGGCCTGGCTGCAGTTAGGCTGCCCAGGAGAAGCCCCTGCACGACCCACTTTCCACGGTCGAAGCCATCGCCTAAGCTTCAGCACGACCATCACAACAGCTTCGGTCTCTTCCACGTTTGTTAGAATTCTCAAATATTTAACTACACGCTCCCAGCTCAGCGCATGCTAAGTGGGTAAACACCAGGCAAAGGATTTAAGCCCCGGACATTTTACGTGAAAACAAGCGAGCGAGAAAGACTGGGCCGTGATTCTAATCGCCACTGGGCCGCGCAGCGCGGGCACAGATGCACAGATACCACAGCCTGCCTATTCTGGGAAGCAGGCTACCCGAGCGAGTGGGCGCTGCCACTCAGCGGCCCAGCCCCAATCACCCCATCAACAGGCCCGCGCCACTGCTAGTGAACCAGCCAGCACGCTCTCCAAGGATTCAGGGCCTCTGGAATCAACTCCTGGAGGAGCCTGACAAGGCAGCGCCACTCCCACACCCAACCACGCGCCCACCCTGACAGACCCCGGCCACCCCAGCTCGTGCCCTCAGCCGCCTCCCTGCACAGAGTGCACTCTGACCTGACCGTGCCGCCACGTGCCTCCCGGGCTTTGGGGCTGCCCGGCCACCGTCAAGGATGTGTTGATGTTCCAGCTGGAACCAGACGCAGTGGGCCGTTCAGGGCTCGCTCCCAGCAGCTGGCCTCACCTCCCTCAAGGGAGCCACGTCAAGACATCCGGAAGGTTCTGCTACCAGTTCTGGGCTCCGAGTCTTGCCGGCCCGGGAAGTGCAGGCTGGCCCCCGACCCGGAGGGACCAAACTGTGCTGCCTGGTCTCTCCTTGAGGCTCTCCCCCAAAGCCCTGGCTGCTCCAGGATGCCTGCTGCTCGGAAAAGGGGGGAGCTGCCCCAGCCCCACCAGACACGGTGAGGGAAAGGCGGCCTCAGGTGCCTGTGAAGGGGGCACACGGTGTCAACCCCTGATCCCCACACCCCTCACTGCTCTCAGCCCAGCCTTCCACCCTGACACCGCGCCAGGAGTCCGCTGAGGCTCAGAAACACGCCCCCCCAGACCTGAGAGGATGCACAGACCAGACCAATTTCTTCCCCGGGCCCAGAAAACACCCTTTCTCATCGTGAAACAAGTATCTCGGTCAAAATTCACAGAACTAACTTATTTCCTGTTCAGTTATGCACCGAGCAGAGCCCTAGCGTACACGGAAGCAGGGCCAGGCCCCCAGCTGACGACCAGGCCTCGTGCCCGCGTGTCTCGGGAGAAGGTCAAGATCGCCCTCTGCCGGTCACCGGGGGCTGCACACCCGCAAAGAGGAGGGCAGACGACGGCCCTCGGCTCCGGAAACTCTCACAGGGCCCATCCCCGCGGGCCCCTGGGGGCAAGGATGAGGCACCCAGGCCCAGGGTGCTGGCCACTCTCCCCTCTAAGTCTGAGGGGCTTCAAACTTGACCTTTTCTTCAGCAAGGAACAAcgctctccccaccccagggcttCCTCAGGAAACGGGAGAGggacctgcccctgcccccgccctccTCCCCCTTCAGGTGCCACAGCTCAACCCTGTGGGGTTCGGGCTCTGGGTGCCCCTGGGGCGCAGTGCACTCTGCTGCCTGTTTCCTTGCTGGTTCTCACCAAAGGCTTCTTGGCTCTGATGGCTGACGACGTCCAGCTGTGGCTGTCacctctccccacacacaccctccagCTGTAGCGGCTCCCCGCCCCCCACGGCCCCCTGGAACACCCTCAGAGGACCCagctctctctgtccctttcagGCACGAAGGTCCAGCTCCTGGTGCAAGCCCATGGGAGGGGCCCTGGACGCCACCACCTCTGAGGTTCGGGGTCACCGCACAGGGGCCTGGTGTCCGGGAGCAAGTGGTTTTACCCCTGCCCAGTCCCCAGGGCCCCTGGACCAGGGCCACACGCCTGCCCCCGCCCCACAAGCCTTGCTGGGAACACAGCCATCGAAGATCAGCTCCCCGCTCCCGAACCATGTGGCACCTGGGAGGCGGCGCTGTATGCCCAGCAGATGGTGGGCCTTAAGCACCCTCCCAAAACCGGGCACCAGTCCCCACGTCCACCCCACTTGGCCGCCCTAGGCTGGGACACCGCTCTGCGCATAAGAGACATCCTGGTCTTCCGTGTCCTGCAACTACCCTCGGCTCCAGTGCACAGACGGGAGAAACGCCCAAGGCTGGACGTTGCTACCGAGTTCACAGGAAGGGGCCTACTAGGTGCTTGGGCCGGGCGGCAGCCTAGTCTCAGCGAGGCCGCCTCCCACACATCCCTGCCTGGGCCCTGGGAGCCCCCTCCCCAACTAGAGCCTTCCTCCCGCTGCCCAGCCCACCTCCCTCGCCCTTCTGCCAAGACCCGGTCCCAGTCCCTCCACGTGTGGCGAGGGCCTGGCTGTGGCCTCTGGTGCTCAGTCCAGGGCTCCCGCTCGGGGAAGTCGGTTcccagggaggaagagaaggaacaaCGCTGGGGCCCCAGGGACGCCTGCTTGCTTAGGAGGCCGAGCTGGTATCAGAGGAAGGTCCCCTGGCTGTCCTCACGGGCGGACGGGCCGGTGGCACTCACCTCCCTCCTGCAGCCCTCCTCGGGCATGACATCCAGCTCCCGAGATCGCCTCAGGGCGGTTTCCAGCTCGGCCTTCAGGTCGATAGCACCCTCCAAGTGCCTGCCACGTGTCCCTGCGCGGGTGAACAGCTGCGAGGACGGGGAAGCGCTCAGCAGGCTgggcaccctccctccctcccccgggctcGCCCTGGCACCCTCTGCCCACACGCCTGGCCCACCTGGACCCAGGAGCACACGGCTGGCAAGAACTTGTTCTGGATGAGCCTGAGCGTGTCCCGGACCACGTGGATGATGACCAGGTTGTCCTCATCCTCGTGCACCTTCAGGCTGTCTGCAGCAAGCACACAGGTCATCAGAGGGACCACCGTCCGGGCAGATCACCGGGCACCCCAGACGGGCCACCCGCACTgccacccaccctgccccagccACACATCACCCGGGACCCCAAACCTGACTCCCTAAGGAGACTCACTGCCTTGTGATCTCGGCCACGATGGATTTAGCCTGACCCCAACGCCTCCCTCCACACCAGGCAGTCGGGAGACCCTCCCCGCACTACTTGCGGGATGGAGGCCGCACCTGCCCCTGGGCCCCAGGGTCCTCCCTCTGAGCTCTGCCAAGCCTGCAAGCCTCAGCCAGGCACCCCAACCTCCAGCACGCCCCTGCCTCCATGGCCCCGGCCAGAGGGTGTCGGTTCCTTGGGGCTTGCAGGGCTCCTCCTGCAGCCCAGCTGTCCTCCAGCCCCGCCCCAGGGGCCTGGGCCACATGGGGTTGGACGGGGTGTCAGTGCCCCTGCCCCACCGGTGGCTGGAAAGCAGGAGCCACGTGAGGCCAGCCTGTCACCACCTGTGTCGCCACAAACACGGTGATGAGCTGTTTCTCAATGACTTCTTTCTCCCAGCCACCCTCCAACCCCTCCGCAGGGGCGCCCCATCACTGGCGCGTCAGGCCCACCCTCACCGCCGGGCCTGCGTGTCGTGATGAGGACCCACAAGCCTAAGTCACCCCGGCCCCCACAGCTCGGGAAGCAAGCCCAAGCTCTGGGACGGGCCCGCACCTGAGGAGAGCTCCACCTCGAGCGTGTACTCGCGGGAGCCCAGCCCGTGGTGGCGCACAAAGCCTTCGGGGTCGCTGTCCTCGTCCCTGTCCTCCGCGGGCGGGCCCTCCGCACCCGCGGCTCCCGGGCGGCGGGTGCAGGCGGCCAGGGTCTTGCTGCAGCAGGGCTGCTCCTCGTCCCTGCCACCCTCCTCGGCCATGGCGGGCCAGGCAGCCCCCGGGGTCGGGTCGAGGTCAAAGGGCACCAGCAGTCGGAAGCAGCTCTCCAGCTCCATGAGGCAGCTCCGGATCTCCCCGGACATTTCTGGGAGGACGAGACGGGGCTCGCTGGGTCCCATCAGGACTTGGCCGTCGAGGGTGGAGATGCAACCAGCCGCCCGCCCCGTCCCCCACTTCCTCCACAGAGGCAGGCAGGCGCCCTGCTCCAGAGAGCACCCGGCCGGCCGCGGCAAGGCCGTCCTTCAGGACGTCCTGGGTACCACCCTCAGTCCCGACTCATGCTGCGACGGCACCCGGCGGCATCTATGGACACCCAGCGAGAGCCTCTGTGGGCAGTACTTCTGGAAGAGAGCAGCCAGCCGAGGGGGCACACCGCCACCGTCCCGCTCTGGCCGCCCCCCACCCTCCCGGCATCTCCCCGGGGCCAACCACCTCTCCCTGCTCTGTGGCTATCCTAAGGCCAGGCCTCCTCCCCAGGTGCTCCCACCCTGGCTGCCCTTCACGGGAAGGGCTGGCCAATGGTGGGGATCTGGGGAGGAGGCCGGCAAGACCacggctggggggtgggggagcgtCAAACGCATGGGGTGTGCAGACCACTGCGGGGTGCGCGTCTCAAGCACTGCCGCCGGGGCCGCGGGGGAGGCGTGGATGGCCTGCAGGGTGCCTCCTGCTGCCCGGCCTCcagaggggagggctggggtcTGTGGCTGAGTGCCTCCCCCAGCCCTCAAGCTGAACCAGCTCCGCCCAGCCAGCCTGCCCACttgcctcccccccccccgcccctccgcTGGGGACCAGGCCCTGGGATGGGAGAACAGAGAGCTGGGCGGAGACCCGAGCTCTGCCTGGGAAGGGGCAGCCGGTGGGCGCTGGGGCACCCCGTTCCCCACAGCTCACCTTCCATCTCCCGCGCGGCCTGCTCAGACCTCTCCTTGTAGATTCTGTCCAACCGCTTCTGCTTCTCCTCTGCTCGCTTTCTCTCCGCCAGAGTCCTAGCGCCCACATCTTGGAAATCTACCTGAGAAGTCGAGGTAAAGATCAGATCTGACCATCGTGAACCCAAGTAAAACAAGAATCAAAAACGGGcctaagggggcttccctggtggcgcatacgttaagaatctgcctgccaatgcagagcacacgggttcgagccctggtctgggaggatcccacgtgccgcagagtaactaagcctgtgcgtcacaactactgagcctgtgctctagagcttgcgaggccacaactgctgagcccgcatgctacaactgctgaagcctgcaagcctagagcccgtcctctgcagcaagagaagccaccgcagtgagaagcccacgctccgcaacaaagagtagcccccgctcaccccaactagagaaaagcccgcgcgcgacaatgaagacccaacacagctaaagatgaataaataaaataactaaaatcaaaaaaataaaaaccggTGTAAGGGAAGACGGAGCCTCGCCAACTACAGCCATGAGCTCTACGGGTCTCAAGTTCACACGCGCTGTTTTAACACACACAGCAATACGCTCAGCTGCGATGTTTAACCCCCGGTAAGAACACAACCACCGGCGTCTCCTAGTGAAGTAAAACGTAAAAGACTTCCATCCCCACGTGTgctgcaggcaggcaggcagcaagCTCGCTCCAATTAGTGGGAAGGAAGGCTGCTGGCTGGACCGGGGGCCTGAGAACAACGCTCGAGTGGACCCCTAGGGAGCGGCAGGAAAGGCAGCAGCCACAGGCCAGGAGCGCGGGCACGTGGGGGAGGCTGGCGCTACTGGTACTGGTAGGTACCATCCACCGGGCTGGCCAGAGCCTGTGGCAGCCCAGGCAGCAACTCACACTGAAAGCAGGGGACAGCCCAAGCGCAGAGCCCAGCACAAAAAAGGGCTGCGTCTGAGCAGCTaaatctccctcctccttttttcaTCTTTCCTAGAAACCAGGTCCAAAGGCTCAGCACCACCTACACGTGGGGACAAGCTGTGGCTCTTCCCCCAAAGCTGCTCCTCCTGTCTTGGGAGCCCCTGAGGCCCACCCCCTTCGGTACCCCCAGAGGCCAGGCAGGTCTCCCCGCGGGGAGGGGCAGTGCAGCTTGGAGCCTGCCTACCTGTTTGTTGTGCGTTAAGAAGTGGAAGCCCAGGGCCAGCTTCTTATAGGCTGTACCATACTTCTCGTTCCAGCCGCGGATGGCCCGGGTGGCGGCCTGCCTCAGCTTCTGTGCCACCTCTCTGGGCGGTGGCAGGGGCCGCTCGTGGTCGGTGCCCAGTGTGAGCTCCAGGAACTCCTGGAAGTTGGAAACGACTAGCATCCTGAAATGGTGAGACCTGGCAAAGAGCTGGTCCAGGACCTGGAAAGCGGAGAGGCGGACCTCGGCGTGCTCCTGGCTCAGCTGGGCCATCAGCAGGTGGTAGGTGCGGCCAAGCTGCTCCTCTGAAGACCTGAGGACACAGCCATCCTCACCAGGCGCCTGACGCACCCACAGGTGGCAGGGACGCAGGCCCTCCCACAGCCCTCTGCCCTTCCTCCAGAGCAAAGTGGACGAACTACTGCCCGCGGGCCAAACCCAGCCCCTGCCTATTTCTGCACAGCCCACAAGTCAAgaacagtttttcctttttttgcttaaGACAAGTCAAAACAGTAACGCTTCCTGACGTGTGAGATTCAGCGTGGGTGCCCAGTTTTATTGGCCCCAGCCaggcccattcattcattcagcggCTGTCTGTCCACAGCCCAGTGCCCACAGCAGACCTGACCGCCTGCGGAGCCTGAAAGACTCCCCGCCCAGCCGGCCCGCGCGTAGAGGCCTACCGGCCCTGCACTCGCGTAGCAGAGACCCCACCCCAAGGGGAGACCACACGTCCCAGCACCCCCAGAAAGCTCTGGGGGCCTCTGGGAGCCGCCCTGGCAGGCCGGCGCACACCCTGACCCCTCTTTGCTCCTCCTACCGGCTATCCCcgcccctgcacacaccctgctGTTTGGGGGGATTCTGGGGCGTGCAGCAAAACCTGATCTGAGCCACTATTTTCTATCAAAATGTAAATCACTAATAGGATCACTTAAGTTTCCCTGCTTTGTAAGCACAGGATAAGAACGATTAGTGAATCCCCTCGGCTTAACGTTCCCTGCATCTGAGAGACCCTCGGCAGTGGGAGAAAAGAAGGGGTGGTGTTGAGAAACAGGTCCTGCAGAGCCCGCCTACTATGACCTCTAACCTTCCTCCCATCCTTTGTTCCAACAGTAACTAATCCGTAAGTCACACACGTGCGctcaaggacacacacacacacacacacacacacacacacacacacgggagtGAACAGCCACCAACCACAGCCCTGCTGTGTtctcccgcatgccacacagccCCACCTGGGACCGCTACCCAGAACACGACCAGgcgctgcagggccctggggagaCGTCCCAGGCGTGTCCCTTTACTAGTTCTCTCCTGGCAAAAGGTCGATCGTAGGGACAGGCAGGGGAGGGCGGACCCCGGGGGAGCCCCACAGTCTCCCAGGGCTGTCACAGGCTTGCTGAGACAGCCATCACCTAAAACGTGAACGCTTATGACGTACTTGCAAATTTTCTTCAGCTCCTTCATTTTCTCGGGATTCACTTGGGGCTCTCCTGAAGTTGTGAGCTCTTCCACCAACTCTGAAAGTTTCTGATCCATACGTAGAAACCTGGAACGCAGACACGTTAAATGACCGCCTAGTACTTCAGGGCCCTGGGTTTCATCGGCAAGTGTTTGCTGGGTTGCACTCTGTGCTGGGCATCGGGGTGTGGGCGCGAGGCTGGGGCCTCGCTCCCTGGCCTCTGAGAGGTGACCCCCGATGCTCAAATACAACAATTCAAGGAGACGTTCCAAATCAGACCAACAAGACGTTTTCGGTGGAAATTAGGAAAAGAGTAACAACAGCACGTGAGCTCTGGAGGTCTACGGTCCGGCCCCACCAGCGCGGCAGAGGCTGCAACCCCGGCTGTTCTCCGCCTCTGGCCACGCACTGCGGTAAGGCAAGGATCAGAACGGTCTAAGTTGCACTCAGTTAAATCAGCTTTCCCACAGGACCGCCGCCGCCCCTCTTTCCTCGCCAACACGACTATCCATCCAAAGGCCACAAGGCGGCCTCTACACCCGGAGCGAGCTGCTGCGACTCGACCTGCGCGCGGAGAGCCGCCCGGAGGCCGGGTGCGGAGGAGGCCGGGGCGCCCGCGCAGCACTTGCGCAGGAAGGAAGGGGCCGGGGTCGCCCTGAGCCTGGGGCGCCGAGGACGCCTGGCTGGCTGCAGGGCTCGGCTTCACCACCAGTGGAAAGAAGGGCCGGGACGGTGGGCGCAGCCTCTCCCGTCGCGCCCGCCAACAGTAACGTTTATCGTCGCCGACCCTCGGCGGCCGGGGCGGGAGCCGCTCTCCCGAGCACACGCCAGCACCCGGCTGCCCACGGCCCTGTCAGGGCCGACTCCGCCCCCGTCCTGAAGTCCGGGGAGCGGCCGGACTGAGGAGGGAGCGTCCCGGGAGGGGTGCGGTAGGGGCATCACGGGGGGGACGCAGGGGTCGTCCCCGAGAGAGGGCTCGCCCTccggccccccgcccccgcccctcgcCCCTGCCCGGCGGCGCAGGACCGCGATACCTACCGCGCGACTCGGCCGCTCGCCTCACCTCACCCTTCCGGCGAAGGGCCCGCCCCCTGTCACATGCCCCAGATCGCGACCATCATTGGCTCGCCCTGGCCCGGGCGGCGCGGGGGCGAAGGTCGGCCCGGCCACGATAGCGTCTACGCCGCGACGCGGCTGCTCTCAAGTTAGCCCGCCCCTTCCGGATGAGGCCCCGCCCACCTCCTGTCACGCGCCGCCGAGCTCGGCAAGCAATGGCTCGCCCTGACCTCCGAGGCGCGGACGTGGGGTCAGGGCCGAGGTCTGCGCGGTGACGCAGGCGCGCTCCCGGCAGGGGCGGGGCGGCCTGGGCGGGCGACGCGCGAGAAAAAGGAGGCGGGCGGGCGCAGCAAGTTCTTAAAGGAGCCGCGTGCGCGGGggacggggcggggccgggctgaGGGGTGCGAGCTTGGCGTTCACGGCGTCGCCGCCGGGAGGACTGCTGTCCCCGGCCCGGGCCCGCCCCTGCGACGGGACGCCCGGGTGGGCGCCGCTGCGCGTTTCTCCGGGAGCGCCGGAGACCCTTCCCCAGACGCCACTCGGAGGACCCGGGAGGGGGCGCGGGCTCCCCGGGGCTGGGGGCCTCGGCAGCTGACCCCCAACCCTCCCCGAGGAGTGGCGGCCCCGCTGTCGGCACTAGCCTCGCCTGGGCGGCTACACTTCCCGGGTCCGATGGCAGCGCTGGGAGCCGTGTCCGGGGGACCCTCCCCGGGAGACGTTGCCGAACGTCCCGGAGGCGGGGACACCCCGGGCTGGGCGTTGTGTCCTCACGCGGCCGGGGACCCCAGGTGCCAGGTGACACCCCCAGCCAGGTGGCCCCGCACCCCAGCCGCCCTACCCGGCGGCCCCTGCGTCCTCGGAGCCCCACCGCAGCCAGGCCCTCGGGAGGCGCTCGCCCGCTTACCGGCCCCGGGCGCCCGGACCTCCCTCCGCAGCCCCGCCGCCTCCCCAGCTCTTGCCCGCCTCACTCGGGCTCTGGGTGCCGCGGCGCCGGCACAGAGAGGCGTCAGGGGGCAGCTGGGATGTGCCGCGACCCGGGGTGGGGGCCGAAGGGGGTGACGGCGCTGGAGGCCGCCCGCCCCTGAGCGCGGGCGCCGCGGCCTTAGCGCGCAGCCCAGGCAGGGCCCCTCCCTGGCCGACGGTGACCAGACGCCTGTCTCCAGCCTCAAAAGGGCTTGAAGCGCTGAAACGCCACAACACGAGGGACCTTAAACACAGGACACTGAGTGAAAGGAGGCCGTCAAAAAGCAAATGTGTGATGCCACTTGGacaaaatgtccagaagaggcaaacccacggcagagggaagggaagggaagcgCCTGCAGATGGGCACAGGGGTTCTTTCTTGGGGTGACAGACGTGACCTAGAATTAGAGGTGGTGGTTGCCCAACCTCCTTACTGTATTAAAACGTTGAGTTGTACATTTTGAAAGGGTGGCTcttgtggtatgtgaattacatctcaataagtAGCtattgagagaaagaaaaagaaagaaggaaaaagacaaagatgaattaaaaaaacgacacaaaagagagagaggaagtggccACCCGCCCTCTCTGTGCCCAGACCTCAGGCCTCTGGTTTGCTCCGAGCAACCAAGAGCTGCTTCTCTTCTGCAGCTACAGGGTAACTGTTTCCTGACAAAAACGAGGCCCGACTCTTTCCAGCTCCTCCCAACCCTGTGCGGCCCAACTCCCTAAGAGCTGTCCCTGCCCCGACCCAGGTTGCCCAAGATGCTTGTGTGGCCCAGTCCAGCCTTGTGCCCGCACCACCTGAGCCACCTGCCCACCGCCCTCTGGTGTCAGCTGATGGATGGTGGTCTGTCCTTCCACTCACTCGGGCCAATGACCTTGGAGTCCCGC from the Lagenorhynchus albirostris chromosome 4, mLagAlb1.1, whole genome shotgun sequence genome contains:
- the UVSSA gene encoding UV-stimulated scaffold protein A isoform X1 — its product is MDQKLSELVEELTTSGEPQVNPEKMKELKKICKSSEEQLGRTYHLLMAQLSQEHAEVRLSAFQVLDQLFARSHHFRMLVVSNFQEFLELTLGTDHERPLPPPREVAQKLRQAATRAIRGWNEKYGTAYKKLALGFHFLTHNKQVDFQDVGARTLAERKRAEEKQKRLDRIYKERSEQAAREMEEMSGEIRSCLMELESCFRLLVPFDLDPTPGAAWPAMAEEGGRDEEQPCCSKTLAACTRRPGAAGAEGPPAEDRDEDSDPEGFVRHHGLGSREYTLEVELSSDSLKVHEDEDNLVIIHVVRDTLRLIQNKFLPAVCSWVQLFTRAGTRGRHLEGAIDLKAELETALRRSRELDVMPEEGCRREATAPRDEDEDDEDFVEVPEKEGYEACVPEHLQPKCGLEKDPATPASQARKRTRSSEEACDPTSAAAQLHWLQRHLPPASPPSPRVPLGPEEAKKLAAERARAPVVPFGVDLCYWGREEPMAGKILKSDSEHRFWKPREVDAEVESAAVSESLRSRQITFAGRFEPVQHRCRAPRPDGRLCERQDRLKCPFHGKIIPRDDTGRPLHPEDRAREQKQKQQLQRQGGRPAWQDPELMRDVEAATGVHLGSSRPGGKGRRRRSGLTDLKRQADTARARIAKKVFAKAAVQRVVTAMNQMDRKKHEKFANQFNYALN
- the UVSSA gene encoding UV-stimulated scaffold protein A isoform X2, with amino-acid sequence MDQKLSELVEELTTSGEPQVNPEKMKELKKICKSSEEQLGRTYHLLMAQLSQEHAEEFLELTLGTDHERPLPPPREVAQKLRQAATRAIRGWNEKYGTAYKKLALGFHFLTHNKQVDFQDVGARTLAERKRAEEKQKRLDRIYKERSEQAAREMEEMSGEIRSCLMELESCFRLLVPFDLDPTPGAAWPAMAEEGGRDEEQPCCSKTLAACTRRPGAAGAEGPPAEDRDEDSDPEGFVRHHGLGSREYTLEVELSSDSLKVHEDEDNLVIIHVVRDTLRLIQNKFLPAVCSWVQLFTRAGTRGRHLEGAIDLKAELETALRRSRELDVMPEEGCRREATAPRDEDEDDEDFVEVPEKEGYEACVPEHLQPKCGLEKDPATPASQARKRTRSSEEACDPTSAAAQLHWLQRHLPPASPPSPRVPLGPEEAKKLAAERARAPVVPFGVDLCYWGREEPMAGKILKSDSEHRFWKPREVDAEVESAAVSESLRSRQITFAGRFEPVQHRCRAPRPDGRLCERQDRLKCPFHGKIIPRDDTGRPLHPEDRAREQKQKQQLQRQGGRPAWQDPELMRDVEAATGVHLGSSRPGGKGRRRRSGLTDLKRQADTARARIAKKVFAKAAVQRVVTAMNQMDRKKHEKFANQFNYALN
- the UVSSA gene encoding UV-stimulated scaffold protein A isoform X3; this translates as MDQKLSELVEELTTSGEPQVNPEKMKELKKICKSSEEQLGRTYHLLMAQLSQEHAEVRLSAFQVLDQLFARSHHFRMLVVSNFQEFLELTLGTDHERPLPPPREVAQKLRQAATRAIRGWNEKYGTAYKKLALGFHFLTHNKQVDFQDVGARTLAERKRAEEKQKRLDRIYKERSEQAAREMEEMSGEIRSCLMELESCFRLLVPFDLDPTPGAAWPAMAEEGGRDEEQPCCSKTLAACTRRPGAAGAEGPPAEDRDEDSDPEGFVRHHGLGSREYTLEVELSSDSLKVHEDEDNLVIIHVVRDTLRLIQNKFLPAVCSWVQLFTRAGTRGRHLEGAIDLKAELETALRRSRELDVMPEEGCRREATAPRDEDEDDEDFVEVPEKEGYEACVPEHLQPKCGLEKDPATPASQARKRTRSSEEACDPTSAAAQLHWLQRHLPPASPPSPRVPLGPEEAKKLAAERARAPVVPFGVDLCYWGREEPMAGKILKSDSEHRFWKPREVDAEVESAAVSESLRSRQITFAGRFEPVQHRCRAPRPDGRLCERQDRLKCPFHGKIIPRDDTGRPLHPEDRAREQKQKQQLQRQGGRPGPLCRGWSQP